Genomic window (Motilibacter aurantiacus):
AAGCCCTGCTCGCGGGCGATGCGCTTGACCAGGTCGTCGGCCACGGAGGTGTCGGCCTCGGTGACCCGCCCGCAGTCGCGGCAGACCAGGTGCAGGTGGTCGGACTCGTTGGCCGGGTGGTAGGTCGGCGCGCCGTGCCCGAGGTGGGTGTGCGTGACCAGGCCGAGCTCCTCGAGCAGCTCGAGGGTGCGGTAGACGGTGGAGACGTTGACCCCGCTGGCGGTGCGCTGCACCTCCGTGAGGACGTCCTCGGGCGTGGCGTGCCCGAGCGTGGCCACGGCCTCGAGGACCAGCTGGCGCTGCGGAGTGAGCCGGTAGCCCCGCTCCCGCAGCGTCGCCTGCCAGTCGGTCATCCGGCGGCCTTTCCCGCCCGCCCGATCGCCTCCGTCGCGCCGACCTTCTTCAGCCGCGCCGACGCGTGGGGGGACAGCGGCTGGCCGAGCGCTGCCTTGTCGTACGCCCACAGCAGGTCTCCTTCGACCAGCCCGTAGAGCCGGTGCCCGGCGGTGTGCTCCTCCGCGGAGACGGTGCGGGCCACCACGTCGGTGCGCAGCTCCAGGCGCGCGGGGTGGATCTCGCCGACGTAGACCTCGACCACGCCCGTCGGCTGGACGATGAGCGCCTCGATGAGGCTCTCCGGCTGCGGGCGCCAGTAGCCGGTCTCCACGGTGATGACGTCCCCGCGCTCGCCGTCCTCGCGCAGCTGCCAGAGCCGGCTCTCGTAGGTCAGGTAGGGGCCCCCGACGTGGTCGAAGACGACCTGCTGCCCGAACCGGGCCTCCTGCATCGTGGGGTAGCCGATGACCCCGGCGCCCTGCCAGACGCCGAGCAGCCAGGCGACCGGGACGAGCTCGGACGGCAGGTCGGGGGTCAGCTCCATGCGCCGCCGGCCCCCGCTAGGCCTGGGACTTGAACAGCTTGTAGACCGCGTAGAACGCGAACCACGTGATCAGCAGCGCGGCAAGGGCCAGCAGGCCCGTATAGAAAACCTCCAGCACGGGCGCGAGTCTACTGTGCGGGCATGCCCGAGACGTCCCGCACTCTCGTCGTCAAGGTCACCGCCGGCGCCGACGCCCCCGAGCGCTGCTCGCAGGCCTTCACGGTGGCCGCCACCGCGGCCGCCGCGGGCGTGCCCGTGTCGCTCTGGCTCACCGGCGAGTCGGCCTGGTTCGCCCTGCCGGGCCGCGCGGCGGAGTTCACGCTGCCGCACGCCGCCCCGCTCCCGGACCTGCTCGACGCGGTGCTCGCCGCCGGCACCGTGACCCTCTGCTCCCAGTGCGCGGCGCGGCGCGGGATGACCGGCGCCGACGTGCTCGCGGGCGTACGCATCGCCGGGGCGGCGGTGTTCGTGGAGGAGGCCCTGGCCGACGGCGCGCAGGCGCTCGTCTATTAGCTGCCGGACGCGAGAAGGTGCCCTGCTGACGATCCAGCCGTCAGCAGGGCACCTGCTCGGACGCGGTCAGGCGACGGCGACGTCCACCCGGGTGACCTCGCCGACCGTGGCCCGCACCGCGCGGTCCGTCGGCTGGGCGCCCGGAGCGAGGACGCGTACGGTCCACTCCCCCGACGCGGCGAAGAAGCGGTACTGCCCGGTGGCCGAGGTCGGGACCTCGGCGACGAACTCGCCGGACGCGTCGAGCAGCCGGACGTAGGCGCCCGCGAGCGGCGCGTCGTCGCGCGAGACGACGCCCGCGACGACGGCCTGACGGGAGAGGTCGACCCCGGAGAGGTCGAGGTCCTGAGGAGGTGCTCCGCACATGGTCGTCAGCTGCCCGATCCGGTCTCGACCGGAACGCCGACCAGCGAGCCGTACTCGGTCCACGACCCGTCGTAGTTCTTGACGTTCGGCTGGCCGAGCAGCTCGTGCAGCACGAACCACGTGTGCGCCGAGCGCTCGCCGATGCGGCAGTACGCGATCGTGTCCTTGCTGGCGAGGTCGACCCCGGCCTGGACGTACAGCTCGGCGAGCTCGGCCTCGTCCTTGAACGTGCCGTCGTCGTTGGCGGTCTTCGACCACGGGATGTTCTTCGCGGTCGGGACGTGCCCCGCGACCATCGCGGACTCCTGCGGCAGGTGCGCCGGGGCGAAGAGCTTGCCGCTGAACTCGTCGGGGCTGCGCACGTCGACCAGGTTGAGGTTGCCGATGGCGGCGACGACCTCGTCGCGGAAGGCGCGGATCGAGTTGTCCGGCTCCTGCGCGGTGTAGCTGGTGGCGGGGCGCTCGACCACGTCGCTCACCAGCTCGCGGGCGTCGAGCTCCCACTTCTTGCGGCCGCCGTCCATGAGCCGGACGTCGCGGTGGCCGTA
Coding sequences:
- a CDS encoding Fur family transcriptional regulator, producing the protein MTDWQATLRERGYRLTPQRQLVLEAVATLGHATPEDVLTEVQRTASGVNVSTVYRTLELLEELGLVTHTHLGHGAPTYHPANESDHLHLVCRDCGRVTEADTSVADDLVKRIAREQGFAVDVSHFAIFGRCRDCAAADPAE
- a CDS encoding FABP family protein yields the protein MELTPDLPSELVPVAWLLGVWQGAGVIGYPTMQEARFGQQVVFDHVGGPYLTYESRLWQLREDGERGDVITVETGYWRPQPESLIEALIVQPTGVVEVYVGEIHPARLELRTDVVARTVSAEEHTAGHRLYGLVEGDLLWAYDKAALGQPLSPHASARLKKVGATEAIGRAGKAAG
- a CDS encoding DsrE family protein, whose product is MPETSRTLVVKVTAGADAPERCSQAFTVAATAAAAGVPVSLWLTGESAWFALPGRAAEFTLPHAAPLPDLLDAVLAAGTVTLCSQCAARRGMTGADVLAGVRIAGAAVFVEEALADGAQALVY
- a CDS encoding DUF1416 domain-containing protein, whose amino-acid sequence is MCGAPPQDLDLSGVDLSRQAVVAGVVSRDDAPLAGAYVRLLDASGEFVAEVPTSATGQYRFFAASGEWTVRVLAPGAQPTDRAVRATVGEVTRVDVAVA
- a CDS encoding sulfurtransferase, with translation MSRETALVDADWVEAHLDDPKVVLVEVDEDTAAYDRNHIKGAIRIDWRKDLQDPVRRDFVNKEGFEALLSKKGIANDDTVVLYGGNNNWFAAYAYWYFKLYGHRDVRLMDGGRKKWELDARELVSDVVERPATSYTAQEPDNSIRAFRDEVVAAIGNLNLVDVRSPDEFSGKLFAPAHLPQESAMVAGHVPTAKNIPWSKTANDDGTFKDEAELAELYVQAGVDLASKDTIAYCRIGERSAHTWFVLHELLGQPNVKNYDGSWTEYGSLVGVPVETGSGS